From one Lotus japonicus ecotype B-129 chromosome 3, LjGifu_v1.2 genomic stretch:
- the LOC130747562 gene encoding auxin-induced protein 15A-like, whose amino-acid sequence MGFHLQAIRRASFTASKAASKSFEVPKGYLAVYVGEKQKRCVVPISYLNQPLFQDLLNQAEEEFGYDHPMGGLTIPCREDVFQHVISCLHGN is encoded by the coding sequence ATGGGTTTCCATTTACAAGCTATTCGACGGGCATCATTCACGGCTAGCAAAGCAGCTTCAAAATCTTTTGAAGTACCAAAGGGCTATCTTGCAGTGTATGTTGGAGAGAAACAGAAGCGGTGTGTAGTCCCAATATCCTACTTGAACCAACCTTTATTTCAAGACTTACTAAATCAAGCTGAGGAAGAGTTTGGATATGATCATCCCATGGGTGGCCTCACAATTCCTTGCAGAGAAGATGTTTTCCAACATGTAATTTCTTGCTTGCATGGGAACTAA